Proteins encoded together in one Lysinibacter cavernae window:
- a CDS encoding TrmH family RNA methyltransferase, which yields MRLIPVDRLDLPQLASFAKLTDVNLRRVQEPKAGMYVAEGSKVIARAIEAGHIPQAVLLEEKWVEQVEPILAGHPDVEVFVGTAAVLEELTGYAVHRGALAAMIRPQLPPVIDLLKDASRVIILEDIVDHTNVGAIFRSVAALGADAVLITQRCADPLYRRSVKVSMGTVFQVPWTRLGEWSETTEQLHAEGFHIAALALSDYSVDLDQFAAQQHEKIAFVVGTEGDGLSRRALGSADTIVTIPMRAGVDSLNVAAASAVALWELRKR from the coding sequence ATGCGCCTTATTCCCGTCGACCGCCTCGACCTGCCACAGCTTGCCTCATTTGCGAAGCTCACCGACGTTAATTTGCGCCGCGTGCAGGAGCCAAAGGCGGGGATGTACGTTGCGGAGGGAAGCAAAGTGATCGCTCGCGCGATTGAGGCAGGGCATATCCCGCAGGCAGTTTTGCTTGAGGAGAAGTGGGTTGAGCAGGTCGAGCCGATCCTTGCTGGGCATCCCGACGTTGAGGTCTTTGTTGGCACTGCCGCGGTTCTTGAGGAACTCACCGGCTACGCCGTTCACCGTGGTGCCCTTGCCGCAATGATTCGCCCCCAGCTGCCACCGGTCATTGATCTCTTGAAAGACGCCTCACGCGTCATCATCCTCGAAGACATCGTTGACCACACGAATGTTGGCGCAATCTTCCGCTCGGTTGCGGCCCTTGGCGCGGATGCCGTACTCATTACTCAGCGGTGTGCCGACCCGCTCTATCGAAGAAGCGTCAAGGTCAGTATGGGAACCGTGTTCCAGGTGCCGTGGACTCGGCTTGGCGAGTGGTCGGAAACAACCGAACAGCTGCATGCGGAAGGCTTTCACATCGCCGCACTCGCGCTGTCGGACTATTCCGTCGATCTTGACCAATTTGCGGCGCAGCAGCACGAAAAGATCGCGTTTGTGGTTGGCACCGAGGGCGACGGGCTCAGCCGACGGGCCCTTGGCTCCGCCGACACGATCGTGACCATCCCCATGCGTGCGGGGGTCGACTCCTTGAACGTGGCTGCGGCTTCGGCCG
- a CDS encoding Sir2 family NAD-dependent protein deacetylase, protein MKSQVVVHEVNDSALEPILEAIRRGPLSVLTGAGVSTDSGIPDYRGEGSPPRHPMNVQQFLTDERYRKRYWAGSHRGWKTFTSTQPNAGHRALARLEEIGAVNGVITQNVDGLHIHAGSKRVVDVHGSMSRVRCLDCGQYFSRAAIEEQLVELNPHLDDPGFVTMSPDGDAEVNDIEGFQIPSCTVCGGMLKPDVVYFGELVPVTRFASAQAIVAESSGLLILGSSLAVNTGIRLLEQARREGKPIFIVNRGATKGDSRAMVRIHAGTSEFLEALLAQVEGAPVAV, encoded by the coding sequence GTGAAGAGCCAGGTCGTTGTACACGAAGTGAATGACAGTGCGCTCGAACCTATCCTTGAAGCCATCCGACGAGGCCCACTCTCCGTACTCACCGGAGCAGGAGTGAGCACCGATTCTGGCATCCCTGATTATCGAGGCGAAGGGTCGCCCCCTCGCCACCCGATGAACGTTCAGCAGTTTCTGACCGACGAGCGGTACCGCAAACGCTACTGGGCCGGCAGCCACCGCGGTTGGAAGACCTTTACGAGCACCCAGCCAAATGCAGGGCACCGCGCACTTGCTCGGCTTGAGGAGATCGGCGCGGTGAACGGTGTCATCACGCAAAACGTTGATGGATTGCACATCCACGCCGGTTCGAAACGGGTGGTCGATGTGCACGGTTCCATGAGCCGCGTGCGCTGCCTCGATTGTGGGCAGTACTTCTCGAGGGCAGCGATCGAGGAACAACTCGTTGAACTCAATCCGCATCTCGACGATCCGGGCTTTGTCACGATGTCACCGGACGGCGACGCCGAGGTCAACGACATCGAGGGTTTCCAGATTCCCTCGTGCACCGTCTGCGGTGGGATGCTCAAACCAGACGTTGTCTACTTTGGCGAGCTTGTACCCGTGACACGGTTCGCGTCGGCACAGGCAATTGTCGCCGAGTCGAGCGGCTTGCTGATCCTCGGTTCGTCACTCGCGGTGAATACCGGTATCCGGTTGCTCGAACAGGCGAGGCGCGAGGGCAAACCCATTTTTATCGTCAACAGGGGCGCAACGAAGGGCGACTCGCGCGCTATGGTGCGTATCCATGCCGGTACAAGCGAGTTTCTCGAGGCGCTGCTTGCTCAGGTTGAGGGCGCGCCCGTCGCTGTTTAG
- a CDS encoding alpha/beta fold hydrolase: MTSAGEQPVSIRVDAPLPQNDAPAATLAWLESEGKPTQHVIVVDGVESPYWEYFAEPRTGSRVSTAGATLAADDRATIILVHGFRGDHHGLLLLAAGLSDYRVIVPDLPGFGIAPPFPAGREHSVAEYSAWLAAFVSLVKRDGAPVYLLGHSFGSIVSSAAVAGGLRPEKLILVNPIGAPALSGPRGILTQFAVFYYWLGTKLPERVGYALLKSSIITRVSSVAMAKTRDRALRAWIHGQHDEYFSAFANRTVVLESFRASVSHDVSEFSERISVPTVLIAAEKDDITALSAQRTLVKRFQDGRLRVINSVGHLVHYEKPAEAVRYVREFLDS, encoded by the coding sequence ATGACCTCAGCAGGCGAGCAACCAGTTTCGATTCGGGTGGATGCTCCGCTCCCGCAGAACGATGCCCCAGCGGCGACACTTGCCTGGCTTGAGTCCGAGGGGAAACCAACACAACACGTCATTGTTGTTGACGGCGTTGAGTCCCCCTATTGGGAGTATTTTGCGGAGCCACGTACCGGCTCACGAGTATCCACTGCCGGCGCAACGTTGGCTGCCGATGATCGCGCCACGATTATCCTTGTGCACGGGTTTCGCGGGGACCATCACGGACTCCTGCTTCTTGCCGCAGGACTCTCCGATTACCGTGTGATTGTGCCAGACCTTCCGGGCTTTGGCATCGCCCCACCGTTCCCAGCCGGGCGTGAACACAGCGTTGCGGAGTATTCAGCGTGGCTGGCCGCGTTTGTGTCGTTGGTCAAGCGCGACGGTGCGCCCGTCTACTTGCTTGGCCACTCGTTTGGTTCAATCGTGTCGTCGGCGGCCGTTGCTGGCGGCCTGCGTCCGGAGAAACTCATCTTGGTGAACCCGATTGGGGCGCCTGCGCTGAGCGGCCCTCGCGGAATCCTGACCCAGTTTGCGGTGTTCTATTATTGGCTCGGCACCAAACTGCCCGAGCGAGTTGGCTACGCACTCCTCAAGAGCTCAATCATCACCCGTGTTTCGAGCGTTGCCATGGCAAAGACGAGAGACCGTGCCCTTCGTGCATGGATTCATGGCCAGCACGACGAGTACTTCAGCGCCTTTGCCAACCGCACGGTCGTATTGGAGTCGTTCCGAGCATCGGTGAGCCACGACGTGAGCGAGTTCTCCGAGCGTATCTCCGTGCCAACCGTTCTGATCGCCGCTGAGAAAGACGACATCACGGCGCTGTCAGCCCAGCGCACGCTGGTCAAGCGATTCCAGGACGGGCGGCTGCGAGTCATCAACTCCGTAGGTCACCTTGTTCACTACGAAAAGCCGGCGGAGGCTGTTCGGTACGTCCGAGAATTTCTCGACTCGTAA
- a CDS encoding exonuclease domain-containing protein: MTQNALPVWCENLAVFDTETTGIDTAHSRIVTATIAIVTADGSVSERHDWFINPGVEIPERATAVHGVTTAQAVAGGMDAETGIRQIVERLREVFSRGLPLVAYNAPYDLDMVRNEALRYGIAPIDRPSPVLDPLVIDKAVDKYRKGKRTLEAASAEYGVQLGNAHDAGEDAIAGGRVMQALAVRHAAKLPDDLDTLHAMQVKWAAEQAASFQEYMRRARDPEFVADGQWPERF, from the coding sequence ATGACTCAGAATGCCCTCCCCGTGTGGTGTGAGAACCTTGCCGTTTTTGACACCGAAACCACGGGCATCGACACCGCCCACTCACGCATCGTCACCGCAACGATCGCCATCGTCACCGCAGACGGTTCCGTCTCGGAACGCCACGACTGGTTCATCAACCCTGGCGTCGAGATCCCCGAGCGGGCCACCGCTGTGCATGGCGTCACTACGGCTCAGGCTGTTGCGGGGGGCATGGATGCCGAAACGGGCATCCGCCAGATTGTCGAGCGCCTCCGCGAGGTCTTCTCTCGCGGACTCCCCCTTGTTGCCTATAACGCACCCTACGACCTCGATATGGTTCGCAACGAGGCACTTCGCTACGGCATCGCCCCCATCGATCGCCCCTCGCCCGTTCTTGACCCGCTCGTTATTGACAAGGCCGTCGACAAGTATCGAAAGGGCAAGCGAACGCTTGAGGCCGCATCCGCCGAATATGGAGTGCAGCTTGGTAACGCCCACGACGCGGGCGAAGATGCCATCGCTGGCGGCCGCGTCATGCAGGCCCTTGCCGTGCGACACGCAGCAAAGCTCCCAGACGACCTCGACACACTGCACGCCATGCAGGTGAAGTGGGCTGCCGAGCAGGCTGCAAGCTTCCAGGAGTACATGCGTCGGGCTCGCGACCCAGAGTTTGTTGCCGACGGGCAGTGGCCTGAACGCTTTTAA
- a CDS encoding type B 50S ribosomal protein L31, producing MKTAIHPEYEAVVFRDLASGATFLTRSTVSSDKTIEIDGATYPVIDVEISSESHPFYTGKQRIMDSAGRVEKFNQRFKGFGA from the coding sequence ATGAAGACAGCAATCCACCCAGAATACGAAGCGGTGGTCTTCCGCGACCTGGCCTCCGGCGCAACGTTCCTCACGCGCTCAACGGTTTCGAGCGACAAGACGATCGAGATCGACGGCGCTACGTACCCCGTCATCGACGTTGAAATCTCCAGCGAATCGCACCCGTTCTACACGGGTAAGCAGCGCATCATGGACTCGGCCGGACGCGTCGAGAAGTTCAACCAGCGCTTCAAGGGATTCGGCGCGTAA
- a CDS encoding ABC transporter ATP-binding protein encodes MSGVLEFNDVSYVRNGNHILDGVTWSIQGDERWVVLGPNGAGKTTLLRLATGHDYPTTGTVDILGSRLGRVDVFELRNRLGFASSAQAKRIPLNESVLNTVMTAAYSVEGRWNEQYDDFDIRRAERVLEEWNLGELADRTFGTLSDGEQKRVMIARAVMTDPELLLLDEPAASLDLGARERLLQLLGGYAASPSSPGMIMVTHHVEEIPAGFTHALLINKGQIVAKGALDDVLTTDNLRSTFGLEFELTKSAGRYAARATGN; translated from the coding sequence ATGTCTGGTGTGCTTGAGTTCAACGATGTTAGCTATGTCCGCAATGGAAACCACATCCTCGACGGGGTGACTTGGAGCATTCAGGGAGATGAACGCTGGGTGGTTCTTGGACCAAACGGCGCGGGAAAGACCACGCTTCTTCGCCTCGCGACCGGGCACGATTACCCAACAACAGGCACGGTTGACATTCTTGGCAGCCGACTCGGTCGCGTTGACGTCTTTGAGCTTCGCAATCGCCTCGGGTTTGCGTCCTCAGCGCAGGCCAAGCGCATCCCGCTCAACGAATCCGTCCTCAACACTGTCATGACCGCCGCGTACTCGGTAGAGGGGCGTTGGAACGAGCAGTACGACGATTTCGACATCCGCCGCGCCGAGCGCGTACTCGAAGAATGGAATCTCGGCGAGCTCGCGGACCGCACCTTTGGAACACTCAGTGACGGTGAGCAGAAGCGCGTCATGATTGCCCGTGCCGTCATGACCGACCCCGAGCTACTTCTCCTTGACGAACCGGCAGCGAGCCTTGACCTTGGTGCACGCGAACGACTTTTGCAGTTGCTTGGCGGATACGCAGCCTCGCCGTCGTCGCCCGGCATGATCATGGTCACTCACCATGTGGAAGAAATTCCTGCCGGATTCACGCATGCTCTCCTGATTAACAAGGGTCAGATTGTGGCAAAGGGCGCTCTCGACGATGTCCTCACTACCGACAACCTTCGCAGCACCTTCGGGCTTGAATTTGAGCTCACCAAGTCGGCCGGTCGATACGCGGCTCGGGCTACCGGCAACTAG
- the glgA gene encoding glycogen synthase encodes MRIDVLTKEYPPEIYGGAGVHVAELVRALRATTDVYVRAFGSQRDEPHTYSYGVPSDLADANPSLTTLGVDLRMAQDAGGADVVHSHTWYANGAGHLAQMLHGIPHVVTAHSLEPLRPWKAEQLGGGYRVSSWIERGAYESADAVISVSNGMRADILRSYPSLDPARVHTIYNGIDSTDWAPLADPQRVRDLGVDPDRPSVVFVGRITRQKGLPYLLRAARLLPEHAQLVLCAGAPDTPELMAEVTELVRELQQTRRGVVWIERHLPKDDLRALLTSATTFVCPSIYEPLGIVNLEAMACGAPVVGSDTGGIPEVVVHDETGLIVPLPQSDDGSGTPTHPDEYVRDLAAALTRLIEQPELARRLGEQGRRRAVEQFSWTAIATQTRELYSSLLR; translated from the coding sequence ATGCGCATTGACGTGTTGACCAAGGAATACCCGCCGGAGATCTACGGTGGTGCCGGCGTGCATGTAGCCGAACTCGTTCGCGCTCTGCGAGCCACGACCGATGTGTATGTCCGTGCGTTTGGCTCGCAGCGAGACGAGCCGCACACGTATTCATACGGTGTCCCTTCCGACCTTGCCGACGCGAACCCGTCCCTGACCACGCTCGGGGTTGATCTCCGAATGGCTCAGGATGCTGGGGGAGCCGACGTGGTTCACTCGCACACCTGGTACGCAAACGGGGCAGGCCATCTCGCCCAGATGCTGCACGGAATCCCACACGTTGTGACCGCCCATAGCCTTGAGCCGCTTCGGCCGTGGAAGGCAGAGCAACTTGGTGGGGGATACCGAGTCTCGAGTTGGATCGAGCGCGGTGCCTACGAGTCAGCAGATGCCGTCATTTCGGTGAGCAACGGGATGCGTGCTGACATCCTACGGTCGTATCCGAGTCTGGATCCTGCACGTGTCCACACAATCTATAACGGGATCGACTCGACCGATTGGGCGCCGCTTGCCGATCCGCAACGCGTGCGTGACCTCGGCGTCGATCCTGATCGGCCATCCGTCGTCTTTGTCGGCCGCATCACGAGGCAAAAGGGCCTTCCCTATCTTCTTCGCGCCGCGCGCCTGTTGCCAGAACACGCGCAGTTGGTGCTGTGTGCCGGTGCGCCAGACACGCCAGAACTCATGGCCGAGGTGACTGAGCTGGTGCGTGAGCTACAGCAGACTCGGAGGGGTGTCGTGTGGATTGAGCGGCACCTGCCAAAAGACGATCTGCGGGCATTGCTCACATCGGCTACGACCTTTGTCTGCCCGTCAATTTACGAGCCGCTGGGGATCGTGAACCTCGAAGCCATGGCGTGCGGGGCCCCAGTGGTCGGGTCAGACACCGGCGGCATCCCTGAGGTTGTTGTTCATGACGAGACCGGCCTCATCGTTCCGCTTCCGCAGAGTGACGATGGCAGCGGAACGCCAACGCATCCGGACGAGTATGTCCGCGATCTCGCGGCGGCACTCACGCGTCTCATCGAGCAGCCAGAGCTTGCACGCAGGCTGGGGGAGCAGGGGCGCCGTCGAGCCGTTGAGCAGTTTTCCTGGACGGCCATCGCAACCCAAACCAGGGAGCTGTACTCCTCACTCCTGCGCTGA
- a CDS encoding glucose-1-phosphate adenylyltransferase yields the protein MGAPKIFAIVLAGGEGKRLMPLTVDRAKPAVPFGGQYRLIDFALSNLLNSGMTKIVVLTQYKSHSLDRHVSQTWRLSSMLNSYVASVPAQQRLGKRWFSGSADAILQSLNLIRDEKPDIVVVVGADHVYRMDFSQMVDAHIASGAKATVAAIRQPIELADQFGVIDLDPTDPTRIREFLEKPTDAAGLADSPGEVLASMGNYVFDAQALIDAVTSDGELADSSHDMGGDIVPAFVRAGEAGVYDLKNNDVPGSTDRDRYYWRDVGSIESFFEAHQDLVSALPVFNLYNNAWPIYSQQLNSPPAKIVRDAKGNLGQTIDSIISLGAVISGAHIEKSVIGPWCRVNSGATIRHSVLFDDVEVNADAIVDHAILDKSVIVHAGARVGVDHDHDRERGFTVTETGITVVGKGVEIHP from the coding sequence ATGGGAGCACCAAAGATCTTCGCAATTGTCCTTGCCGGCGGGGAAGGGAAACGGCTCATGCCGCTCACCGTTGACCGCGCAAAACCTGCCGTACCATTCGGTGGCCAGTATCGCCTCATCGACTTCGCGCTTTCCAATTTATTGAACTCTGGCATGACCAAGATTGTGGTGCTCACGCAATACAAATCTCACAGCCTCGACCGCCACGTCTCCCAGACCTGGCGGCTCTCAAGCATGCTGAACTCATACGTGGCGTCGGTTCCCGCGCAGCAGCGACTCGGTAAGCGTTGGTTCAGCGGCTCAGCCGACGCTATCCTGCAGAGCCTCAACCTCATCCGCGACGAGAAGCCGGACATCGTTGTGGTTGTCGGCGCCGATCACGTCTATCGCATGGACTTCAGCCAGATGGTTGACGCACACATTGCCTCTGGAGCAAAAGCGACGGTTGCGGCTATCCGCCAGCCCATCGAGCTTGCCGACCAGTTTGGTGTCATCGACCTCGACCCAACAGATCCGACCCGCATCCGGGAATTCCTCGAAAAGCCAACGGATGCCGCTGGCCTTGCAGACTCCCCCGGCGAAGTGCTCGCCTCGATGGGCAATTACGTCTTTGACGCTCAGGCTCTTATCGACGCGGTCACGAGTGACGGCGAACTCGCCGACTCCAGCCACGACATGGGTGGCGACATCGTGCCGGCCTTCGTTCGAGCCGGTGAAGCAGGGGTCTACGACCTTAAGAACAACGACGTGCCAGGATCCACCGATAGAGACCGTTATTACTGGCGCGACGTCGGATCGATTGAGTCGTTCTTTGAAGCGCATCAAGATTTGGTTTCCGCGTTGCCTGTGTTCAACCTGTACAACAACGCCTGGCCCATCTATAGCCAGCAACTCAACTCGCCCCCGGCCAAAATCGTGCGCGATGCAAAAGGCAATCTTGGTCAGACGATCGATTCGATCATTTCGCTCGGCGCCGTCATCTCAGGGGCGCATATTGAAAAAAGCGTTATCGGGCCGTGGTGCCGCGTGAATTCCGGCGCAACCATTCGACACTCTGTCTTATTCGACGACGTTGAGGTTAATGCCGATGCGATCGTTGATCACGCTATTCTCGATAAGTCGGTCATCGTCCACGCGGGAGCCCGTGTTGGAGTTGACCACGATCACGACCGCGAACGCGGATTCACAGTCACCGAGACGGGTATTACCGTTGTCGGTAAGGGAGTAGAAATTCATCCATGA
- the serB gene encoding phosphoserine phosphatase SerB, which translates to MTQQRTGSDEFVAPLVVLDADSTTIKDEVIELLADAAGSGELVVAVTERAMRGEIDFAESLRERVATLKGLPESVLAEVYARIRPSDGVRELIAAVHERGGTVAVVSGGFHELLDPLAAELGLDKWRANRLEIEDGVLTGRVTGPIIDSDAKASALLEWAAETGTPIEHTVAIGDGANDLGMMAVAGLSVAYHAKPIVREKASVVVDTPDLSLVIPHLP; encoded by the coding sequence ATGACCCAGCAGCGCACCGGCAGCGACGAGTTTGTTGCCCCTCTTGTTGTCCTTGACGCCGACTCAACCACCATCAAAGATGAGGTCATCGAACTGCTCGCCGATGCCGCCGGTAGCGGCGAGCTTGTTGTCGCGGTGACCGAACGGGCCATGCGCGGTGAAATCGACTTTGCAGAGAGTCTCCGCGAGCGGGTCGCAACGCTCAAAGGCCTTCCCGAATCGGTGCTCGCCGAGGTGTACGCCCGTATTCGGCCGAGTGATGGTGTCCGCGAGCTCATAGCTGCCGTCCACGAACGCGGTGGCACGGTTGCCGTCGTCTCTGGTGGATTCCATGAACTCCTTGACCCGTTGGCGGCAGAGCTTGGGCTCGATAAGTGGCGCGCCAATAGGCTCGAAATCGAGGATGGCGTGCTCACCGGCCGCGTCACAGGGCCAATTATCGACAGCGACGCAAAGGCGTCCGCCCTGCTTGAATGGGCTGCAGAAACAGGAACCCCTATCGAGCACACCGTTGCAATCGGCGACGGCGCAAATGACCTTGGCATGATGGCGGTGGCCGGCCTCTCAGTGGCTTACCACGCAAAGCCCATCGTGCGCGAGAAGGCCTCGGTTGTGGTCGACACACCCGACCTCTCACTCGTCATCCCGCACCTGCCGTAA
- the fabG gene encoding 3-oxoacyl-ACP reductase FabG → MTTPSTTPRTVLVTGGNRGIGYAIAEEMIAQGHRVAVTARSGSGPEGSFSVVADVSDAASIDAAFTAIEAELGPVEVVVANAGITKDMLLMRMSEEDFTDVIDVNLTGAFRVVKRASKAFLKQRFGRVIFISSVVGLYGGAGQVNYSSSKAALVGFARSVTRELGARGVTANVVAPGFIETDMTAELPEEQQAEYRKAIPAGRYGQASEVAKAVSWLASDDAGYISGAVIPVDGGLGMGH, encoded by the coding sequence ATGACCACGCCGAGCACCACGCCGAGGACCGTTCTTGTGACCGGAGGAAACCGTGGCATCGGCTACGCGATCGCCGAAGAGATGATCGCACAGGGGCACCGTGTTGCCGTCACTGCTCGCAGTGGCTCCGGTCCGGAGGGTTCGTTCAGCGTTGTCGCCGACGTGAGCGACGCCGCATCCATTGACGCGGCATTTACCGCTATCGAGGCTGAGCTCGGCCCGGTTGAGGTTGTTGTGGCCAACGCGGGGATCACGAAGGACATGCTGCTCATGCGCATGTCTGAAGAAGACTTCACCGATGTGATCGATGTGAACCTCACGGGAGCCTTCCGCGTTGTCAAGCGCGCGTCAAAGGCATTCCTGAAGCAGCGCTTTGGCCGTGTCATCTTTATCTCCAGCGTTGTTGGCCTCTACGGCGGCGCCGGTCAGGTCAACTACTCGTCGTCGAAGGCGGCACTTGTCGGATTCGCCCGCTCCGTTACCCGGGAGCTTGGGGCCCGCGGTGTTACCGCCAACGTGGTCGCCCCCGGCTTCATCGAGACAGACATGACGGCAGAGCTTCCGGAAGAACAGCAGGCCGAATACCGCAAGGCAATCCCGGCCGGCCGTTACGGACAGGCATCCGAGGTTGCCAAGGCTGTCTCCTGGCTCGCAAGCGACGACGCTGGCTACATCTCTGGTGCGGTTATCCCCGTTGATGGCGGCCTTGGGATGGGCCACTAA
- a CDS encoding DUF3099 domain-containing protein: protein MKSVQSATSLPESPGTDRSHRMRNYAITMGIRMLCVLAIPFVHGWWMALCAAGAIILPYFAVVLANVTTNKPGEGAERQTVQTLQGQSAASLEEDGPVVITDQAKQEWVYYPPSDHTPGPHDQEDPHPDPTSPER, encoded by the coding sequence ATGAAATCTGTACAGTCTGCAACTTCGCTTCCCGAGTCGCCCGGCACCGACCGGTCGCACCGGATGCGCAACTACGCCATCACGATGGGCATCAGGATGCTCTGCGTCCTCGCGATCCCGTTTGTACACGGCTGGTGGATGGCGCTGTGTGCCGCTGGCGCGATCATCCTCCCCTATTTTGCGGTTGTCCTCGCCAACGTCACGACCAATAAACCGGGCGAAGGCGCTGAGCGTCAGACCGTACAGACACTGCAAGGACAGTCCGCCGCTTCACTTGAAGAAGACGGCCCTGTCGTCATCACAGATCAGGCAAAACAGGAGTGGGTCTACTACCCGCCGTCTGATCACACGCCTGGGCCGCACGACCAAGAAGACCCGCATCCAGATCCCACAAGTCCCGAGCGCTAA
- a CDS encoding SURF1 family protein, with the protein MTRSPELEQQTEGWRFLLSRRWAGYLCLTIVFAIVCCLLGNWQFARRAEARAEIARIDANYDAAVVPLQQALPELDSYDDETQKWSQVTASGTYLTEHQTLVRIRPLNGSPGFEVLVPLLLDDGSVFIVDRGWLPAGSTTDSPDIVPDAPEGRVTVIARLKAGEPELASRTAGEGQIATIHLPDMANRVDKPAFTGAYGLLVSEDPSVELTPVLATKPERDEGPHLSYALQWYVFALMGFIGLGWAARQEYRNINAADPEERERARKRAEKARLKRTDSEIEDELLDA; encoded by the coding sequence ATGACCAGGAGCCCTGAGCTCGAACAGCAGACTGAAGGTTGGCGGTTCCTGCTGTCTCGGCGTTGGGCGGGTTATCTCTGCCTCACCATCGTATTTGCGATTGTGTGCTGCTTGCTCGGCAACTGGCAGTTCGCCCGCCGCGCCGAAGCGCGTGCCGAGATCGCCCGCATTGACGCTAATTACGACGCCGCTGTTGTTCCGCTGCAGCAGGCCCTCCCCGAGTTAGATTCGTACGACGATGAAACGCAGAAGTGGAGTCAGGTTACCGCGAGTGGAACGTACCTCACTGAACACCAGACCCTCGTCCGCATCCGACCGCTCAACGGCAGCCCAGGCTTTGAGGTGCTTGTGCCGCTACTGCTTGACGATGGGTCTGTTTTCATCGTCGATCGAGGTTGGTTGCCTGCGGGATCAACGACTGACAGCCCCGATATTGTTCCGGATGCCCCGGAGGGCCGCGTGACCGTCATCGCCAGGTTAAAGGCTGGCGAACCAGAGCTCGCAAGCAGAACCGCCGGCGAAGGACAGATCGCGACTATTCACCTTCCAGATATGGCAAACCGAGTCGATAAACCCGCCTTTACTGGCGCCTATGGCTTGCTCGTTTCTGAGGACCCCAGCGTCGAACTCACCCCGGTACTCGCAACAAAGCCAGAGCGCGACGAGGGCCCGCACCTCTCCTATGCGCTGCAGTGGTATGTATTTGCTCTGATGGGCTTTATCGGCCTTGGATGGGCTGCGCGCCAGGAGTATCGCAACATCAATGCGGCTGACCCAGAAGAGCGTGAACGCGCACGGAAGCGTGCGGAGAAGGCACGTCTTAAGCGCACCGATTCCGAGATCGAGGATGAGCTGCTCGACGCCTAA